AGGGCTGGATTCTGACTGAAGGCTCTCTGCTCATCAGTCTGTCTCTCCCGCCTCCAGAGTCCAAGGGTTCAAGTGGTGGGTGGTTTgagctgtgctgggcactgtAGAGGGAGTCGGCGCAGGAGAAGGTTGGTGGGTAAGCAGCATGGGATTCGAGGAGCTGCTAGACAAGGTGGGCGGCTTTGGGCCCTTCCAGCTGCGGAATGTGGCCCTGCTGGCCCTGCCCCGGGTGCTGCTGCCCATGCACTTCCTCCTGCCCATCTTCCTGGCTGCTGTGCCGGCCCACCGCTGTGCCCTGCCTGGGGTCCCGGACAACTTCAGCAACGAGGATGCATGGCTGGAGGCCCACCTGCCCCGGGAGCCTGATGGCAGGCTCAGCGCCTGCCTCCGCTTCACCCATCCGCAGGCCCTCCCCAACAGCACGTTGTGGGGAGAGGGGCAGAACTCTGGGGAGCAACCAGAGGGCGAGCCCTCCACAGTGCCCTGTCCTCAGGGCTGGGAGTACAACCACTCGGAATTCTCCTCCACCATTGCAACCGAGGTACCCGAGCTGGGAGGTTGGGGGACATGTGAGTGAATGGGTCTGCCATTGCCTTGGGTGATTACCATGTGGGCATTAGATACATTACTTTACCTTTGAGAGTCTCCGTTTACCAATCTGTAGATGGGGTCTATAACTTTAAAGCACTGAGTTTAGTTCCTGGCTTGTGGTAAAGGCCCTGTGTGAGAACTGCTATTACCACTTGGGAAGTGATTAGGGTAAGGGAGGGGTAAGTTGGCTCCAGGGAGCTGGGGCAGAGATTTGAGAAGGGTTTTTCTGTTCTAAAAGGTGGAAAAACAATAGAAGactccttctctccctttttttttccaggcCCCAGGTCTAGGATTTATATAATTCATCTGGAggatggaggaggtgggggacagTCTGTCTGGGAAGGAGCAGAACTCTTGTCGTCATAGTCAAGGCCTTCCATGGGAAAAAACTGAGGTTGCAGGACTGCAGTGGGGGGCAAAGCTTTCCACCCCCAAGCTGGAGGGAATAGTTGGGGACTTATTATCTTACATGGAGGTACCAGGATGGCACAGTTGACCTCAGAAAGCGCCAGGGTCTGGGAGAAGAGGGATTGGTACCAGCTGGAAGGGGCCTATGCCCATAGGAGGCCCCTCCCTGCCTATTCCTGCAGTGGGACCTTGTGTGTGAGCAGAAAGGCCTGAACAAAGCCATTTCCACCTTCTTCTTCGCCGGTGTGCTGGTGGGGGCCGTGGTCTATGGATACCTGTCTGACAGGTGGGGTGAGGTAGAGGGGCCAATACGGAGTGGGGTGGGGAACCCTCTTCCACTAACTGTGGTATGGGACTTCCCGTCTACAGGGTGCTGACCCTGCGTGACCCCTGTGCAGGTTTGGGCGGCGCCGCCTGCTGCTGGTGGCCTACGTGAGCTCCCTGGCGCTGGGCCTGGCGTCTGCAGCCTCGGTCAGCTACATCATGTTTGCCATCACTCGAACCCTCACTGGCATGGCTTTGGCTGGCTTCACCATCATTGTGATGCCACTGGGTAAGGCACGCAAAGAATGGATAGGACCTAGAGGACAGGAAGGAAGCAGCAGTCAAAGGTGAGACTGAGCCCATCTGGCCCTTGCTAACTGTCTTCCTGCCTCCAACCCCTGCCCTGGCCCAGAACTGGAGTGGCTGGACGTGAGACACCGGACTGTGGCAGGTGTCCTGAGCAGCACCTTCTGGACAGGGGGTGTGATGCTGTTGGCACTGATCGGCTACCTGATACGGGATTGGCGGTGGCTCCTGCTGACTGTCACCCTGCCTTGTGTCCCAGGCATCCTTACCCTCTGGTGAGACTTGTGGGCAGTTGGGGAGTGGGAGATACAGAAGCCAGAGACAGAATGAATcacttcccaggtgtctcagaggtaaagaatctgcctgccaatgcaggagacacgggtttgctccctgggtcaggaagattccctggaggaggaaatggcagcccactccagtattcttgcctggagaatcccatgtacagaggagcctggtgggctacagtccatggggttgcaaagagtcagacacagccgagcgactaaacacacacgcATGGACGAGATTTGAAAGAGAAACTGAGAGATGAAGAGAAATAGTCAGTGaccaagagagagaaagagagacaaacaTCGGTATAAAGAGGATGGCATCAGGCATGttaagcagagaaagagagaacaaaaTATAGATAGAGATGGAATGACAGGGGCAGAACCACTGAGAGATAGTGAGACCAGGACTGAAAGGCAGATTCAGAGGCACAGACAGAGCGACAGGGGGGATGGGGATGGAGAGATAGAGTGAAGCACAAACAGGCTGGTGCCCGGGACGAGTGGGGCTGGGGGCAAAGCCAGCACAGGAGTCCAGACAGGAGGGTGAGAGGCTGGATGAGGTGGCCATTTCACTGCCTCCCCCAAATGAACTGGTTTTGGATGATCCC
This genomic interval from Bos taurus isolate L1 Dominette 01449 registration number 42190680 breed Hereford chromosome 23, ARS-UCD2.0, whole genome shotgun sequence contains the following:
- the SLC22A7 gene encoding solute carrier family 22 member 7 isoform X1 produces the protein MGFEELLDKVGGFGPFQLRNVALLALPRVLLPMHFLLPIFLAAVPAHRCALPGVPDNFSNEDAWLEAHLPREPDGRLSACLRFTHPQALPNSTLWGEGQNSGEQPEGEPSTVPCPQGWEYNHSEFSSTIATEWDLVCEQKGLNKAISTFFFAGVLVGAVVYGYLSDRFGRRRLLLVAYVSSLALGLASAASVSYIMFAITRTLTGMALAGFTIIVMPLELEWLDVRHRTVAGVLSSTFWTGGVMLLALIGYLIRDWRWLLLTVTLPCVPGILTLWWVPESARWLLTQGRVEEAHRYLLRCARLNGPPVGEDSLSREALNKVAAAERMVRRPSYLDLFRTPRLRYISLCCMVVWFGVNFSYYGVSLDLSGLGLNVYLTQLVFGAVELPSKLLVYLSVRHAGRRLTMAGTLLGAALAVGLRILVSPEMKSWSTALAVMGKAFSEAAFTTAYLFTSELYPTVLSAPSSLQEEEMPMKQVQD
- the SLC22A7 gene encoding solute carrier family 22 member 7 (The RefSeq protein has 1 substitution compared to this genomic sequence), which translates into the protein MGFEELLDKVGGFGPFQLRNVALLALPRVLLPMHFLLPIFLAAVPAHRCALPGVPDNFSNEDAWLEAHLPREPDGRLSACLRFTHPQALPNSTLWGEGQNSGEQPEGEPSTVPCPQGWEYNHSEFSSTIATEWDLVCEQKGLNKAISTFFFAGVLVGAEVYGYLSDRFGRRRLLLVAYVSSLALGLASAASVSYIMFAITRTLTGMALAGFTIIVMPLELEWLDVRHRTVAGVLSSTFWTGGVMLLALIGYLIRDWRWLLLTVTLPCVPGILTLWWVPESARWLLTQGRVEEAHRYLLRCARLNGPPVGEDSLSREALNKVAAAERMVRRPSYLDLFRTPRLRYISLCCMVVWFGVNFSYYGVSLDLSGLGLNVYLTQLVFGAVELPSKLLVYLSVRHAGRRLTMAGTLLGAALAVGLRILVSPEMKSWSTALAVMGKAFSEAAFTTAYLFTSELYPTVLRQTGMGLTALVGRLGGSLAPLAALLDGVWLSLPKLAYGGIALLAACTALLLPETKQAQLPETIQDVERKSAPSSLQEEEMPMKQVQD